AGTGTTCTTATAAGTCGGTGTCCTTTGTTCTTCTTGTTGCTGTTAGTTTGTACTACTTTTTTGCAATCTAAAGCCGCTTTCTTGTTTTAACTGTTGGCCTCACCACCAATGTTAGAGAATTtgattttcttgatttcttctATGTTATGCAGTCCGATCGATTTTTCAATGCTTTGAAAGGACATGGTGCACTTTCTCGTCTGGTTATTCTTCCCTTTGAGAGTCATGGCTATGCTGCACGTGAAAGCATAATGCATGTTCTCTGGGAGACTGACAGGTGGCTGCAAACATATTGTGTATTGAATAGTAGTGTTGATTCTAATACTTGTACAGACAACATTAAAGGTACAGAGGGTTCAGAAAGCAAAGTCGTCGATGCAGCTGAAGGAGTCAGAGAGCTAGAAGATCAACAAAAGATTACACTTTATTACTCCCAAAGATCATCCTTGTGGTAATTGCTTTGTCCATTATACATCAATTATAGAGGGAAGATGGAAGGAGGAGTTCCGTACTTGAGTTTGGTCTTTGCTTTAATTCTTTTGTATTGAGATCTAAATTATGCGTGAATGTCTGcgaaaaataaacataaataaTGTGTTTTTACTCTCTAtaaaattttctgatttcttcattGAATGCGATTTAAATTGCCTAAACCACTGAATTTGGGAAGCTTGCCTTCCAGTTTTTGAAAAGCATTAATCATCGAATGGAAATTGCTTGATTTGTCAATGACTAGATCTTATAAAGACTATTTCTTTCCTTGCCTAGATGTCAACAATTTGTTCTGATAGGGGTGAACCAGATAACATGTGCCGTAACCCCCATGATATTTCCCGTTTTGCCTCAATTTTGCTGCCTCCATGATTTGTTTGGATCGTGCTGTGTTTGTGCATATGCGTAGTTGTAGATGTGATTTTTTTACCGTTTTCTGATTGTAGTATTCGAACATCTCAGGTTGCTTTTGTTTCTTCCCCTatgaatttttaagaaataaattgcTTCCTGGTTAACGACTACATGATTTGCAGAACCCATTAAAGCCTGTTATTAATGGAGTTCCGA
This sequence is a window from Coffea eugenioides isolate CCC68of unplaced genomic scaffold, Ceug_1.0 ScVebR1_1305;HRSCAF=2131, whole genome shotgun sequence. Protein-coding genes within it:
- the LOC113755210 gene encoding probable glutamyl endopeptidase, chloroplastic — translated: MSPFMSAHKIKKPILLIHGEEDNNPGTLTMQSDRFFNALKGHGALSRLVILPFESHGYAARESIMHVLWETDRWLQTYCVLNSSVDSNTCTDNIKGTEGSESKVVDAAEGVRELEDQQKITLYYSQRSSL